Proteins encoded by one window of Salvia splendens isolate huo1 chromosome 5, SspV2, whole genome shotgun sequence:
- the LOC121802142 gene encoding probable prefoldin subunit 5, producing MAATPRMELEKMSVEHLRGLKEQVDMEVNLLQDSLNNLRSANSRLENASAALHDLSVRPRGKKMLVPLTASLYVPGKLDDAEKVLVDVGTGYFIEKTMVEGKDYCERKIALLKSNYDQLLEVTAKKRSIADEAGAILQAKLKQLAPSQ from the exons ATGGCGGCGACACCGCGCATGGAGCTGGAGAAGATGAGCGTGGAGCATCTGAGGGGATTGAAGGAGCAGGTCGATATGGAGGTAAATCTACTCCAGGACAGTCTCAACAATCTCCGCTCCGCCAATTCCCGCCTCGAGAATGCCTCCGCCGCCCTCCACGACCTCTCCGTCCGCCCCCGAG GGAAGAAGATGCTGGTGCCGTTGACGGCGTCGCTTTACGTGCCGGGGAAGCTGGATGATGCGGAGAAGGTTTTGGTGGACGTAGGAACCGGTTACTTCATTGAG AAAACTATGGTAGAAGGCAAAGATTATTGCGAGCGTAAAATTGCTCTGCTGAAGTCGAATTATGATCAACTTCTCGAG GTGACCGCCAAAAAGAGAAGTATCGCAGACGAAGCGGGAGCTATTTTACAAGCAAAGTTGAAGCAGTTGGCCCCCTCACAGTAA
- the LOC121805088 gene encoding pentatricopeptide repeat-containing protein At1g71460, chloroplastic-like: MEGLSSCNLTSKPHPFHQIPLKNVSFKIKASPSPVFPPKKSKTSNRKSPSSQSFVPLHRKNPHVVYRDIQKLAKENKLEQALSLLDYMDRRGIPTNATTFSALIAACLRAKSIEAARRVHTHIRINSLEGNEFLQTRLVHMYAGCGSIEDAKKVFGDMRVSSVYPWNALLRGSVVLGRHNHREVLGSFNEMRAAGVEMNAYSFSCLIKSLGGNRALRQGLKTHGLLIKNGFLEDVIVRTSLIDMYFKCGKVKLACSVFEEVEERDVVMWGAMIAGFAHNKLQREALVYTRWMVEEGIAVNSVILTSILSVIGEVSARKIGREVHAYVVKTKDYSNLPFIQSGLIDMYCKCGDMVSGRKVFYGTAERSIVSWTALLSGYVANGRLEQALRSVIWMQQEGFKPDLATIATVLPVCGKLRALKQGKEIHSYAIKNGFGRGVSVATSLMMMYSKCGVLDYCLRVFDNMERMNVIAWTAMIESYIECQRLHEAIDIFRAMQLSEHRPDSVTIARVMRVCSQLKAQKHGKEIHGHAVKKDFASVPRVSAETVRMYGSWGAIDKAKSAFEAIRVKGPITWTAIIEAYGCSGHYEEAIHVFDKMVSDGFSPNEFTFKAVLHACEQGGFADDATRVFTLMTRRYKIAASEEHYSTIVGLLSRVGRTEEAEKFEKLSSVLALAKN; encoded by the coding sequence ATGGAGGGGCTGAGCAGCTGCAACCTCACCTCCAAACCTCACCCTTTCCATCAAATCCCTTTAAAAAACGTTTCCTTCAAAATCAAAGCATCGCCATCACCGGTTTTCCCTCCAAAGAAATCGAAAACCTCCAATAGAAAGAGCCCATCATCCCAAAGCTTTGTACCACTCCACAGAAAAAACCCTCATGTCGTTTACAGAGACATCCAAAAGCTTGCAAAAGAGAACAAGCTTGAACAAGCCCTCAGCCTGTTGGACTACATGGACCGCCGCGGCATCCCCACCAACGCCACGACGTTCTCCGCCCTCATCGCCGCGTGCCTGAGGGCGAAGTCGATAGAGGCAGCAAGACGAGTGCATACGCACATTAGGATAAACAGCCTTGAAGGGAATGAATTCTTGCAGACGAGGCTGGTTCACATGTATGCAGGCTGTGGCTCGATTGAGGATGCGAAGAAGGTGTTTGGCGATATGCGCGTTTCCAGCGTTTATCCCTGGAACGCGCTGCTTAGGGGTAGCGTGGTTTTGGGGAGGCATAATCATCGCGAAGTGTTGGGTTCGTTCAATGAAATGCGTGCTGCTGGCGTGGAGATGAATGCGTATAGCTTCTCTTGCTTGATCAAGAGCTTGGGAGGGAATCGGGCGCTTCGCCAAGGGTTGAAGACTCATGGATTGTTGATCAAGAATGGTTTTTTGGAGGATGTTATAGTTAGGACTAGCTTGATTGATATGTATTTCAAGTGTGGCAAGGTTAAGCTCGCGTGTAGCGTGTTTGAGGAGGTCGAGGAGAGGGATGTCGTGATGTGGGGAGCGATGATAGCGGGTTTCGCGCATAATAAGTTGCAAAGAGAggcattggtgtacactaggtGGATGGTGGAGGAGGGGATTGCAGTTAACTCTGTTATATTGACTAGCATTCTTTCGGTGATAGGAGAAGTGTCTGCACGGAAAATAGGACGAGAGGTTCACGCGTACGTGGTTAAGACCAAGGATTACTCAAACCTCCCGTTTATTCAGTCCGGACTGATTGATATGTATTGCAAGTGTGGGGATATGGTTTCAGGGAGAAAGGTGTTTTATGGTACAGCGGAGAGAAGCATCGTTTCGTGGACTGCTCTTCTATCAGGTTACGTTGCGAATGGGAGGCTCGAGCAGGCACTGAGATCCGTCATCTGGATGCAACAAGAAGGGTTCAAACCTGACCTCGCCACAATCGCTACAGTTCTTCCAGTTTGTGGAAAACTGCGTGCGTTGAAGCAAGGGAAGGAAATCCACTCTTACGCGATCAAGAATGGATTCGGGCGAGGAGTTTCAGTAGCAACGTCTCTGATGATGATGTACTCCAAGTGTGGTGTTTTAGACTATTGCTTAAGGGTGTTTGATAACATGGAGAGGATGAATGTGATCGCGTGGACTGCCATGATCGAAAGCTACATAGAATGCCAACGCCTGCACGAGGCAATTGATATCTTCCGAGCAATGCAGTTATCCGAGCACAGGCCAGACTCAGTCACGATAGCAAGAGTGATGCGTGTCTGTAGCCAGCTCAAGGCTCAAAAACACGGAAAAGAAATCCACGGGCACGCTGTGAAGAAGGACTTTGCCTCTGTCCCTCGTGTTTCTGCTGAAACTGTTCGTATGTATGGAAGCTGGGGCGCCATTGACAAGGCTAAGTCGGCTTTTGAGGCCATTCGTGTTAAAGGGCCGATAACTTGGACTGCCATCATTGAGGCTTATGGATGCAGTGGTCACTATGAAGAAGCTATACATGTCTTTGACAAGATGGTATCAGATGGTTTTTCACCCAACGAGTTCACGTTCAAAGCGGTCCTACATGCTTGCGAGCAGGGTGGTTTTGCGGATGATGCAACGAGGGTCTTTACTTTGATGACTCGGAGATACAAAATCGCAGCATCTGAAGAGCACTACAGTACCATAGTTGGCCTTCTGAGCCGTGTAGGCCGAACGGAGGAGGCTGAGAAGTTCGAAAAACTGAGTTCAGTCCTTGCTTTGGCTAAAAATTAA